In the genome of Lynx canadensis isolate LIC74 chromosome F1, mLynCan4.pri.v2, whole genome shotgun sequence, one region contains:
- the DYRK3 gene encoding dual specificity tyrosine-phosphorylation-regulated kinase 3 isoform X1, whose translation MGGTARGPGRKDAGPPGAGLPPQQRRLGDGVYDTFMMIDETKCPPCSNVLCNPSEPPLPRRLNTTAEQVARDHTQRFLNGGEVKVEQLFQEFGNRRSDTLQSDGISDSEKCSPTVSQGKSSDSSNAVKPSSSAKASKVVPLTPEQALKQYKHHLTAYEKLEIVNYPEIYFVGPNAKKRHGVIGGPNNGGYDDADGAYIHVPRDHLAYRYEVLKIIGKGSFGQVARVYDHKLRQYVALKMVRNEKRFHRQAAEEIRILEHLKKQDKTGSMNVIHMLESFTFRNHVCMAFELLSIDLYELIKKNKFQGFSVQLVRKFAQSILQSLDALHKNKIIHCDLKPENILLKHHGRSATKVIDFGSSCFEYQKLYTYIQSRFYRAPEIILGSRYSTPIDIWSFGCILAELLTGQPLFPGEDEGDQLACMMELLGMPPPKLLEQSKRAKYFINSKGLPRYCSVTTQADGRVVLVGGRSRRGKKRGPPGSKDWVTALKGCDDCLFIEFLKRCLHWDPSARLTPAQALRHPWISKSVPRPLTIEKVSGKRVVNPANAFQGLGSKLPPVVGIANKLKANLMSESNGGIPLCSVLPKLIS comes from the exons ATGGGAGGCACGGCTCGCGGGCCCGGGCGGAAGGATGCGGGGCCGCCCGGAGCCGGACTCCCGCCCCAGCAGCGGAG ATTGGGGGATGGTGTCTATGATACCTTCATGATGATAGATGAAACCAAATGCCCACCCTGTTCGAATGTACTCTGCAATCCTTCCGAACCACCTCTACCCAGAAGACTAAAT acCACTGCCGAGCAGGTAGCAAGAGACCACACTCAGCGCTTTCTGAATGGAGGTGAGGTGAAGGTGGAACAGCTGTTTCAGGAATTTGGCAACCGAAGATCCGATACTCTCCAGTCGGATGGCATCAGCGACTCTGAGAAATGCTCTCCTACCGTTTCTCAGGGTAAGAGTTCAGATAGCTCGAATGCGGTAAAACCCAGCAGTTCAGCCAAAGCATCCAAAGTGGTGCCACTGACTCCAGAGCAAGCGCTGAAGCAGTATAAACACCACCTCACTGCTTACGAGAAGCTGGAGATCGTCAACTATCCAGAAATTTACTTCGTGGGTCCAAATGCCAAAAAGAGACATGGAGTGATCGGTGGTCCCAATAACGGGGGGTACGATGATGCAGATGGGGCCTATATTCATGTACCTCGTGACCATCTAGCTTATCGATATGAGGTGCTGAAAATTATCGGCAAGGGGAGTTTTGGGCAAGTCGCCCGGGTCTACGATCACAAACTCCGACAGTATGTGGCCCTAAAAATGGTGCGCAATGAAAAGCGCTTCCATCGGCAGGCAGCTGAGGAGATCCGGATTTTGGAGCATCTCAAAAAGCAGGACAAAACTGGAAGCATGAACGTCATCCACATGCTGGAAAGTTTCACATTCCGGAATCATGTCTGCATGGCCTTCGAATTGCTGAGCATAGACCTTTAtgagctaattaaaaaaaacaagtttcagGGGTTTAGCGTCCAGTTAGTTCGCAAGTTTGCTCAATCCATCTTGCAATCCTTGGATGCGCTCCACAAAAATAAGATCATTCACTGTGACCTGAAGCCAGAAAACATTCTCCTGAAACACCATGGGCGCAGTGCAACCAAGGTCATTGACTTTGGGTCCAGCTGCTTCGAATACCAGAAGCTTTACACCTATATCCAGTCTCGGTTCTACAGAGCTCCGGAGATCATCTTAGGAAGCCGCTACAGCACGCCTATAGACATATGGAGTTTTGGCTGCATCCTCGCAGAACTTTTAACAGGACAGCCTCTCTTCCCAGGAGAGGATGAGGGGGACCAGCTGGCCTGTATGATGGAGCTGCTAGGGATGCCACCACCAAAACTTCTGGAGCAGTCCAAACGTGCCAAGTACTTTATTAACTCCAAGGGCCTACCTCGCTACTGTTCTGTGACTACTCAGGCAGACGGGAGAGTCGTGCTTGTGGGGGGTCGCTCACGTAGGGGTAAAAAGCGGGGTCCGCCAGGCAGCAAGGACTGGGTGACAGCACTGAAGGGGTGTGATGACTGCTTGTTTATAGAGTTTTTGAAAAGGTGTCTCCACTGGGACCCCTCTGCCCGTTTGACCCCGGCTCAAGCACTGAGACATCCTTGGATTAGTAAGTCTGTGCCCAGACCTCTGACCATTGAAAAAGTGTCGGGTAAACGGGTGGTAAATCCTGCAAATGCTTTCCAGGGACTGGGTTCCAAGCTGCCTCCAGTTGTCGGAATAGCCAATAAGCTTAAAGCTAACTTGATGTCAGAATCCAACGGTGGTATACCTCTGTGCAGTGTATTGCCCAAACTCATTAGCTAA
- the DYRK3 gene encoding dual specificity tyrosine-phosphorylation-regulated kinase 3 isoform X2 has product MMIDETKCPPCSNVLCNPSEPPLPRRLNTTAEQVARDHTQRFLNGGEVKVEQLFQEFGNRRSDTLQSDGISDSEKCSPTVSQGKSSDSSNAVKPSSSAKASKVVPLTPEQALKQYKHHLTAYEKLEIVNYPEIYFVGPNAKKRHGVIGGPNNGGYDDADGAYIHVPRDHLAYRYEVLKIIGKGSFGQVARVYDHKLRQYVALKMVRNEKRFHRQAAEEIRILEHLKKQDKTGSMNVIHMLESFTFRNHVCMAFELLSIDLYELIKKNKFQGFSVQLVRKFAQSILQSLDALHKNKIIHCDLKPENILLKHHGRSATKVIDFGSSCFEYQKLYTYIQSRFYRAPEIILGSRYSTPIDIWSFGCILAELLTGQPLFPGEDEGDQLACMMELLGMPPPKLLEQSKRAKYFINSKGLPRYCSVTTQADGRVVLVGGRSRRGKKRGPPGSKDWVTALKGCDDCLFIEFLKRCLHWDPSARLTPAQALRHPWISKSVPRPLTIEKVSGKRVVNPANAFQGLGSKLPPVVGIANKLKANLMSESNGGIPLCSVLPKLIS; this is encoded by the exons ATGATGATAGATGAAACCAAATGCCCACCCTGTTCGAATGTACTCTGCAATCCTTCCGAACCACCTCTACCCAGAAGACTAAAT acCACTGCCGAGCAGGTAGCAAGAGACCACACTCAGCGCTTTCTGAATGGAGGTGAGGTGAAGGTGGAACAGCTGTTTCAGGAATTTGGCAACCGAAGATCCGATACTCTCCAGTCGGATGGCATCAGCGACTCTGAGAAATGCTCTCCTACCGTTTCTCAGGGTAAGAGTTCAGATAGCTCGAATGCGGTAAAACCCAGCAGTTCAGCCAAAGCATCCAAAGTGGTGCCACTGACTCCAGAGCAAGCGCTGAAGCAGTATAAACACCACCTCACTGCTTACGAGAAGCTGGAGATCGTCAACTATCCAGAAATTTACTTCGTGGGTCCAAATGCCAAAAAGAGACATGGAGTGATCGGTGGTCCCAATAACGGGGGGTACGATGATGCAGATGGGGCCTATATTCATGTACCTCGTGACCATCTAGCTTATCGATATGAGGTGCTGAAAATTATCGGCAAGGGGAGTTTTGGGCAAGTCGCCCGGGTCTACGATCACAAACTCCGACAGTATGTGGCCCTAAAAATGGTGCGCAATGAAAAGCGCTTCCATCGGCAGGCAGCTGAGGAGATCCGGATTTTGGAGCATCTCAAAAAGCAGGACAAAACTGGAAGCATGAACGTCATCCACATGCTGGAAAGTTTCACATTCCGGAATCATGTCTGCATGGCCTTCGAATTGCTGAGCATAGACCTTTAtgagctaattaaaaaaaacaagtttcagGGGTTTAGCGTCCAGTTAGTTCGCAAGTTTGCTCAATCCATCTTGCAATCCTTGGATGCGCTCCACAAAAATAAGATCATTCACTGTGACCTGAAGCCAGAAAACATTCTCCTGAAACACCATGGGCGCAGTGCAACCAAGGTCATTGACTTTGGGTCCAGCTGCTTCGAATACCAGAAGCTTTACACCTATATCCAGTCTCGGTTCTACAGAGCTCCGGAGATCATCTTAGGAAGCCGCTACAGCACGCCTATAGACATATGGAGTTTTGGCTGCATCCTCGCAGAACTTTTAACAGGACAGCCTCTCTTCCCAGGAGAGGATGAGGGGGACCAGCTGGCCTGTATGATGGAGCTGCTAGGGATGCCACCACCAAAACTTCTGGAGCAGTCCAAACGTGCCAAGTACTTTATTAACTCCAAGGGCCTACCTCGCTACTGTTCTGTGACTACTCAGGCAGACGGGAGAGTCGTGCTTGTGGGGGGTCGCTCACGTAGGGGTAAAAAGCGGGGTCCGCCAGGCAGCAAGGACTGGGTGACAGCACTGAAGGGGTGTGATGACTGCTTGTTTATAGAGTTTTTGAAAAGGTGTCTCCACTGGGACCCCTCTGCCCGTTTGACCCCGGCTCAAGCACTGAGACATCCTTGGATTAGTAAGTCTGTGCCCAGACCTCTGACCATTGAAAAAGTGTCGGGTAAACGGGTGGTAAATCCTGCAAATGCTTTCCAGGGACTGGGTTCCAAGCTGCCTCCAGTTGTCGGAATAGCCAATAAGCTTAAAGCTAACTTGATGTCAGAATCCAACGGTGGTATACCTCTGTGCAGTGTATTGCCCAAACTCATTAGCTAA